One Bacillus sp. 1780r2a1 DNA segment encodes these proteins:
- a CDS encoding GNAT family N-acetyltransferase produces MPELHTNRLIMTTFTVEMMEKIMKNKHTFTERFSLNVHSEWPLLEYRQFFSYKINKFKETPIENKWEGLIIHKKTNTIIGDMGFKGGPNEEGAINIGYSIVPDQRGKGYASEMGKALVQWGLSQPEVKKVLATCSPDNQPSIKVLQKIGLQFSVEKNGKLYWTT; encoded by the coding sequence ATGCCAGAACTACATACAAATCGACTTATTATGACAACATTTACAGTCGAAATGATGGAAAAGATAATGAAAAACAAACATACTTTTACAGAGAGATTTTCATTAAATGTGCATTCTGAATGGCCTTTACTAGAATATCGACAATTTTTCTCTTACAAGATTAATAAGTTCAAAGAAACTCCTATAGAAAATAAATGGGAAGGTCTAATCATACATAAAAAAACGAACACAATTATAGGTGATATGGGTTTTAAAGGTGGTCCTAATGAGGAAGGAGCTATAAATATAGGATATAGTATAGTACCAGATCAAAGGGGAAAAGGATATGCGAGTGAAATGGGAAAAGCACTTGTTCAATGGGGACTTTCCCAACCAGAGGTTAAGAAAGTTTTAGCTACTTGTTCTCCAGATAATCAACCGTCTATTAAAGTTTTACAGAAAATTGGATTGCAATTTTCTGTAGAAAAAAATGGGAAACTTTACTGGACCACATGA
- a CDS encoding homoserine dehydrogenase produces MKKVIHVGVLGLGTVGSGVIHILQERREKIFLDTGYEIRVKTVAVRDLEKERDVSIDGIVLTNNLDDITDDPDIDIIVEVMGGIKHAKQSIIKAFYNKKHVVTANKDLLASYSTELLQLAHENACDLYYEASVAGGVPILRGLIDGLASDHIRKIIGIINGTTNYILTKMSQNGWSYDQALKEAQNLGFAEADSSADVDGLDAARKLAILANLGFSMNISLDDIHVRGIRHVDKTDLKVAKKLGLTMKLVGKAEMSNSVISLSVAPTLLPNHHPLSSVNNEYNAVYVHGQAVGEVMFYGPGAGKLPTASAVVSDVISIVKNMNLDTNGYSLLKEPQSYILKQDQEIFSKYFIRILLKDERGILKKITECFMNQSISLKEIIELPLDDELVEIVIVTHRTSRYQFERTLRLLEDVAGTIKSYYCIEVEKENA; encoded by the coding sequence ATGAAAAAGGTAATTCATGTAGGAGTTTTAGGTCTTGGAACAGTAGGAAGTGGAGTAATTCATATTCTTCAAGAGCGCCGAGAAAAAATTTTTCTTGATACAGGATATGAAATACGAGTAAAGACAGTAGCAGTACGTGATTTGGAAAAAGAACGAGATGTTTCAATAGATGGAATTGTATTAACAAACAATTTAGATGATATTACAGATGATCCAGATATTGACATTATAGTGGAAGTAATGGGGGGGATTAAACACGCAAAGCAATCTATTATAAAAGCGTTCTATAATAAAAAGCATGTGGTGACTGCTAATAAAGATCTACTGGCTTCTTATAGTACTGAACTATTACAACTTGCGCATGAAAATGCATGTGATTTGTATTATGAAGCTAGTGTCGCTGGAGGTGTTCCTATCTTAAGGGGACTTATAGATGGACTAGCCTCAGATCATATTAGAAAAATAATAGGAATTATAAATGGGACAACAAATTATATACTTACAAAGATGAGTCAAAACGGATGGTCATATGATCAAGCACTTAAAGAAGCTCAAAATCTTGGGTTTGCAGAGGCTGATTCTTCTGCAGATGTAGACGGGTTGGATGCAGCGCGAAAATTAGCGATTCTTGCCAATTTAGGGTTTTCGATGAATATTTCTCTTGATGATATACATGTACGAGGGATTCGACATGTGGATAAGACAGATTTAAAAGTAGCGAAGAAATTAGGTTTGACTATGAAATTAGTGGGGAAAGCAGAAATGAGTAATTCAGTCATTAGCTTAAGTGTGGCGCCTACTTTATTACCGAATCATCATCCCCTCTCAAGTGTAAACAACGAATACAACGCTGTGTATGTACATGGTCAAGCTGTTGGAGAAGTTATGTTTTATGGACCAGGTGCTGGTAAATTACCAACGGCGTCAGCTGTAGTCAGTGATGTAATTTCTATTGTTAAAAATATGAATCTTGATACAAATGGTTACAGCCTTTTAAAAGAGCCTCAATCTTATATACTAAAACAAGATCAAGAAATTTTTTCTAAATATTTTATACGAATTCTTTTAAAAGATGAACGAGGGATACTCAAAAAAATCACTGAATGTTTTATGAACCAATCAATTAGTTTAAAAGAAATTATCGAATTGCCATTGGATGATGAACTTGTAGAAATTGTGATTGTTACACATCGAACTTCCAGATATCAGTTCGAACGGACTTTGAGATTATTAGAGGATGTGGCGGGTACTATTAAAAGTTACTACTGTATTGAGGTGGAGAAAGAGAATGCATAA
- a CDS encoding GNAT family N-acetyltransferase, translating into MNEYDIAGVQHVAKTSWNDTYNGIIPQKIQDAFLSQAYSEDMLKFRMEHSPLLIAEEKGKIVGFINTSLTNENGEAELLAIYLLPNYQRKGIGKALLQEGILILKNVQRLFVNVESDNQKGHNFYAKRGFQVIDVFNDDFDGHTLNTTKMLLNIS; encoded by the coding sequence ATGAATGAATACGATATTGCAGGAGTTCAACACGTTGCAAAAACTTCTTGGAATGATACATACAATGGGATTATACCCCAGAAAATTCAAGATGCTTTTCTAAGTCAGGCCTATTCAGAGGATATGCTGAAATTTCGAATGGAACATTCCCCCCTCCTAATTGCAGAAGAAAAAGGTAAAATTGTTGGGTTTATTAATACTTCTTTAACAAATGAAAATGGAGAGGCTGAGTTACTTGCTATTTACTTACTTCCAAATTACCAACGGAAAGGAATCGGAAAAGCACTTCTTCAAGAAGGAATACTTATTTTAAAGAATGTGCAGAGACTTTTTGTTAATGTAGAGAGTGATAACCAAAAAGGACATAATTTCTATGCAAAAAGAGGTTTTCAAGTTATAGATGTATTTAACGATGACTTTGACGGTCACACGTTAAATACAACAAAAATGCTTTTAAATATATCATAA
- a CDS encoding IS6 family transposase, which produces MEKQNLFKWKHYQPDIILLTVRWYLRYSLSFRDLVEMMEERGLSIAHTTIMRWVHQYGPELDERVRRHLKPTNDSWRVDETYVKVKGQWMYLYRAVDSEGNTIDFYLSKTRDHKAAKRFFKKALRSFHVSKPRVITVDKNPSYPMAIEELKKEKKMPVGIQLRQVKYLNNIVEQDHRFIKKRVRSMLGLKSFRTAKSILSGIEAMHIIKKGQLALRDKSVHNQVKFIHQLFGMAA; this is translated from the coding sequence ATGGAAAAACAAAATCTATTCAAGTGGAAACATTATCAACCTGATATTATTTTATTAACCGTGAGATGGTACCTACGGTACAGCCTCAGTTTTCGTGATTTAGTCGAAATGATGGAAGAACGCGGATTATCTATTGCTCATACAACCATCATGCGCTGGGTTCATCAGTATGGTCCTGAATTAGATGAGCGAGTACGGCGTCATCTTAAGCCAACCAATGATTCTTGGCGAGTCGATGAGACGTATGTAAAAGTCAAAGGTCAATGGATGTACCTATATCGTGCCGTTGATTCAGAAGGAAATACGATTGATTTTTATTTAAGCAAAACAAGAGATCATAAGGCTGCAAAGCGATTTTTCAAGAAAGCTTTGCGGTCTTTTCATGTTTCAAAGCCTCGTGTTATCACAGTAGACAAGAACCCATCCTATCCTATGGCGATTGAAGAGTTGAAGAAGGAGAAAAAGATGCCCGTAGGCATCCAACTAAGGCAAGTTAAATATCTTAATAATATTGTGGAACAAGATCATCGTTTTATTAAAAAGAGAGTTCGTTCGATGTTAGGGTTGAAATCTTTTCGGACAGCTAAATCTATTCTTTCAGGAATAGAAGCAATGCATATCATTAAAAAAGGACAACTTGCTTTACGGGACAAGTCTGTCCACAATCAAGTGAAGTTCATTCATCAACTATTTGGAATGGCTGCATAA
- a CDS encoding TetR/AcrR family transcriptional regulator, with product MSDNIPKKKPGRPKITIEKNVTREQILKTSAHLFMTYGYESVSMEQVAEASDVTKASVYYYFKNKANLFTVSVSSMFERITIQTERLLQSSKGLKTRLYEVTLNHLQTPHIDFETLLNEATSSLTKDHIKKIRGAEKEVHQALEDIFKQAMEDGDIVQSNPLLLAHAFSTVTMIRNKKELINELGGPEKTAQSLVDLFWEGISPK from the coding sequence ATGAGTGATAACATACCGAAGAAAAAGCCTGGAAGACCGAAAATAACAATTGAAAAGAATGTAACGAGGGAGCAAATCTTGAAAACTTCAGCTCATCTCTTTATGACATATGGATATGAAAGTGTCTCAATGGAACAAGTCGCAGAAGCAAGTGACGTAACAAAAGCAAGCGTGTACTATTACTTTAAAAATAAAGCAAATTTATTTACGGTATCCGTATCTAGTATGTTTGAGCGTATTACAATCCAAACAGAGCGACTGTTACAAAGTTCAAAAGGATTAAAAACTCGATTGTATGAAGTCACGTTAAATCATCTTCAAACACCGCATATCGACTTTGAAACACTATTAAACGAGGCTACTTCTTCACTTACAAAAGATCATATAAAAAAAATTCGTGGAGCAGAGAAAGAAGTGCATCAAGCACTGGAAGATATTTTCAAACAAGCGATGGAAGACGGTGATATCGTTCAGAGTAATCCCCTTCTCCTTGCCCATGCATTTTCAACAGTCACTATGATTCGAAATAAAAAAGAATTGATCAATGAACTCGGAGGGCCCGAAAAAACTGCTCAGTCGTTAGTAGACCTTTTTTGGGAAGGCATTAGTCCCAAGTGA
- a CDS encoding alpha/beta hydrolase, protein MKKKIGYLLASIVVLLVLGFLGFFIWSQQTYEPSEKLYTLIDKKEIKQEEDWVIFNPKENNQIGIVLYPGAKVEPEAYSYYGKQLADEGYLVAIPNVNFNFALFDSNKAQEVIDSYSSVNKWIVGGHSLGGVTASKFAYAHSKEVDGLILLGSYPDEASDFSNTNLPILSIYGEKDGLSTKDKIQDTEQLLSKNATMHEIKGGNHAQFGMYGPQKGDMKASIPVKNQQDEMAQTTLTWIKENKY, encoded by the coding sequence ATGAAGAAAAAAATAGGCTACCTTTTGGCTAGTATTGTCGTTCTACTAGTATTGGGGTTTCTAGGATTTTTTATATGGTCACAGCAAACATATGAACCATCTGAAAAGCTTTATACACTCATAGATAAAAAAGAAATTAAGCAAGAAGAAGATTGGGTTATCTTTAATCCTAAAGAGAATAACCAAATTGGGATCGTGTTGTATCCAGGTGCAAAAGTAGAACCTGAAGCTTACAGTTACTACGGTAAACAATTAGCAGACGAAGGTTATCTGGTTGCAATACCCAATGTAAACTTTAACTTTGCCTTGTTTGACTCAAATAAAGCGCAAGAGGTAATAGATAGTTATTCATCAGTAAACAAGTGGATCGTAGGTGGCCATTCTTTAGGAGGAGTTACTGCTTCTAAATTTGCCTACGCTCATTCAAAGGAAGTAGACGGTTTAATTCTGCTAGGTTCTTATCCTGATGAAGCATCTGATTTCTCAAACACGAACCTTCCTATTTTGTCTATATACGGTGAAAAAGACGGCTTATCTACAAAAGATAAGATTCAAGACACGGAGCAACTTCTTTCGAAGAATGCAACAATGCATGAGATAAAAGGTGGAAATCATGCTCAATTTGGAATGTATGGACCGCAAAAAGGAGATATGAAAGCATCTATCCCCGTTAAAAATCAGCAGGATGAAATGGCACAGACTACACTAACATGGATAAAAGAAAACAAATACTAA
- a CDS encoding ABC transporter ATP-binding protein/permease, translated as MGNYRGYIKKYYKPFSIALLFLMLEAICDLMQPTIMAKIIDVGIANRDLDYVLRMGAVMLGVTLLGGVAASTRSILASITSQNFGAELRLDLFRRIQTLSFKRINNYDRASLITRLTNDVTQVQLFVNGLMRIYIKAPLLAIGGLIMATTLNIHLSVVLMVVVPIIVVLLITNIKLSIPRFAKLQNALDRVNGSMRDYLSGVRVVKAFNRFNYETAKFSRFNDELQDKSVAATRVIAIFSPIIMLVMNVGIVAVLWIGGHGVESGTIQVGHVVAFTNYMTQILFSLMMISMVFNMFVRARTSAGRIGEVLGEKNDMTWTEEQFVSNQGGKIEFENVSFSYNATSQELVLKNVTFTCMPGETLGIIGKTGAGKSSLVSLIPRLYDATSGTIKLNDSDIREIEPKAIRERIAIVAQKAMLFTGTIGDNIRWGREDASEEEVQLAAEMADANGFIQRSKAGYETEIGQGGVNLSGGQKQRVSIARALIKQPEILILDDSTSAVDMATEAKIKQSLERYANDITCILVSQRISTVADADRILVVDNGEIVGNGKHEELLQTCQAYKEIYESQFEKEVR; from the coding sequence ATGGGTAACTACAGAGGATACATAAAAAAATATTATAAGCCTTTTAGCATTGCACTTTTGTTCCTAATGCTAGAAGCGATTTGTGACTTGATGCAACCAACGATTATGGCAAAAATTATTGATGTTGGAATAGCCAATCGGGATTTAGACTATGTGCTTCGGATGGGAGCGGTGATGCTTGGCGTGACGCTGCTTGGAGGAGTAGCAGCTTCGACACGTAGCATTTTAGCAAGCATCACGTCTCAAAATTTTGGGGCTGAGCTGCGCCTTGATTTGTTTAGAAGAATTCAAACTCTTTCTTTTAAACGAATCAATAACTATGACCGAGCGTCGTTAATTACGAGACTAACAAATGACGTGACGCAGGTGCAGCTGTTTGTGAACGGTTTGATGAGAATTTATATTAAAGCGCCTTTACTAGCAATTGGCGGCCTCATTATGGCAACCACGTTAAATATTCATTTATCTGTGGTACTTATGGTTGTCGTACCGATAATTGTGGTTCTGCTTATTACGAATATTAAACTCAGCATTCCGCGCTTTGCAAAGCTTCAGAATGCACTCGACCGAGTCAATGGATCGATGCGAGACTATTTATCAGGTGTTCGCGTAGTAAAAGCATTCAATCGCTTCAATTATGAAACAGCAAAATTTAGCAGGTTTAACGATGAGCTTCAGGATAAATCGGTTGCGGCCACAAGAGTCATTGCTATTTTTAGTCCAATTATTATGCTTGTGATGAACGTAGGAATTGTGGCCGTCCTTTGGATTGGGGGTCATGGAGTAGAAAGCGGTACAATTCAAGTGGGACACGTCGTGGCGTTTACGAACTATATGACGCAAATTCTCTTTTCACTTATGATGATTTCTATGGTATTTAATATGTTTGTCCGAGCGAGAACGTCAGCTGGCCGCATTGGTGAAGTGCTAGGCGAAAAAAACGATATGACGTGGACAGAGGAACAGTTTGTTTCTAATCAAGGAGGAAAAATCGAGTTTGAAAATGTGTCTTTTTCATATAATGCAACATCGCAAGAACTGGTCTTAAAAAACGTTACGTTTACGTGTATGCCTGGAGAAACTCTTGGTATTATCGGAAAAACGGGTGCGGGAAAAAGCAGTCTTGTGAGTTTAATTCCACGCTTATATGATGCAACGAGCGGAACAATTAAACTAAACGATAGCGACATTCGGGAGATTGAGCCAAAAGCCATACGTGAAAGAATTGCGATTGTTGCTCAAAAAGCGATGTTATTCACGGGGACGATTGGTGATAATATCCGCTGGGGACGAGAAGATGCGTCTGAAGAAGAAGTACAGCTAGCAGCTGAAATGGCTGATGCAAATGGATTTATTCAAAGGTCAAAAGCGGGGTATGAAACGGAAATTGGACAGGGTGGAGTTAACTTATCGGGCGGCCAGAAACAGCGAGTTTCGATTGCTCGAGCGCTAATTAAACAGCCTGAAATCTTAATCTTAGATGATAGCACCAGCGCGGTGGATATGGCGACTGAAGCAAAGATTAAACAATCGCTGGAGAGATATGCTAATGACATCACGTGCATTCTCGTTTCACAGCGAATCTCAACGGTAGCAGATGCAGACCGAATTCTTGTAGTTGATAACGGTGAGATTGTTGGAAACGGCAAGCATGAGGAGCTATTACAAACGTGTCAAGCTTATAAAGAAATCTACGAATCACAGTTTGAAAAGGAGGTGCGTTAA
- a CDS encoding ABC transporter ATP-binding protein/permease, giving the protein MPGRQGGGGAARFQRPVIKPKDFKGTMKRLWSYFGEDKGLLATVFLLTMMDSIIVLFVPFLIGKAVDTMALTKSVSFSVLNTVIVTLLVAYVTSSLLNFSQGWMMAGIIGRMVKRLRQHLFGKLQNLPVAFFDSRTHGEMMSRLTNDIDNVSTSISQSITQLMSGVIILIGSLVMMLVLSPLLTLASLITIPLMFLLTKSIARKTKVLFKEQQKELGMLNGHVEEMITGLEVVKAYNYEEKSIHRFEEVNTRLREVGIKAQIWSGFLMPMMNVINNFGFMVIAVVGGYLAINELITVGLIASFITYSRQFVRPLNDLANIFNTLQSGVAGAERVFDVLDSKEEDADPKNAIDLTNPKGIVEFKNVSFGYSDDAFILKNISFRAEAGSSTALVGTTGAGKTTIINLLTRFYEISEGQILIDGIDIRNYTRESLRKCFGIVLQDTYLFSGTIMDNIRYGNPEASEQEVKEAAKVANADYFINQLPKGYETKLAENGDNLSQGQKQLLAISRVLLSNPSMLILDEATSNIDTRTELYIQEALRTILQGKTSFIIAHRLNTIRHADTIMFIEDGNIKEKGNHDELMDKKGAYYSMIHQQFVTPMNLPYSNS; this is encoded by the coding sequence ATGCCTGGCCGCCAGGGTGGCGGAGGAGCGGCTCGCTTTCAACGGCCAGTGATAAAACCGAAAGATTTTAAAGGAACGATGAAGAGGCTCTGGTCTTATTTTGGAGAAGATAAAGGGCTTTTGGCGACTGTTTTTCTGTTGACGATGATGGACTCCATCATCGTGCTGTTCGTTCCATTTTTAATTGGGAAAGCGGTAGATACGATGGCGCTGACGAAATCTGTTTCGTTTAGCGTGCTCAATACCGTGATAGTGACGCTTTTGGTTGCGTACGTCACAAGCTCTTTATTAAATTTTTCACAGGGCTGGATGATGGCCGGAATTATTGGACGAATGGTTAAAAGATTAAGACAGCATTTGTTTGGTAAGCTGCAAAATCTACCTGTGGCCTTTTTTGACTCACGCACACATGGAGAAATGATGAGCCGATTAACAAACGATATTGATAACGTCAGCACGTCAATTTCTCAGTCTATTACGCAGCTCATGTCTGGTGTAATTATTTTAATAGGGTCATTAGTGATGATGCTAGTCTTAAGTCCGTTACTTACGCTAGCAAGTCTTATTACTATTCCTTTAATGTTTCTTTTAACAAAGTCGATTGCTAGAAAAACAAAAGTGTTATTTAAAGAGCAACAAAAAGAGCTAGGCATGCTTAATGGGCATGTTGAAGAGATGATCACTGGTTTGGAGGTTGTTAAAGCCTATAATTATGAAGAAAAGTCCATTCACCGCTTTGAAGAAGTGAATACGAGACTGCGAGAAGTTGGTATAAAGGCACAAATATGGTCAGGATTTTTAATGCCGATGATGAACGTAATTAATAATTTTGGCTTTATGGTTATTGCCGTTGTGGGGGGATATTTAGCTATTAATGAGCTCATTACAGTAGGCTTAATTGCAAGTTTTATCACCTACTCGCGCCAATTTGTACGTCCGTTAAATGATCTTGCGAATATCTTTAATACTCTCCAGTCTGGCGTGGCCGGTGCTGAACGAGTATTTGACGTGTTAGATAGTAAAGAAGAAGATGCAGACCCTAAGAATGCCATTGATTTAACAAACCCTAAAGGGATTGTGGAATTTAAAAATGTGAGCTTTGGTTACAGCGATGATGCATTTATTTTAAAAAATATTAGCTTTAGGGCAGAAGCAGGCAGTAGCACGGCTTTAGTTGGAACAACTGGAGCTGGAAAAACAACTATTATTAATTTACTCACAAGGTTCTATGAGATTTCTGAAGGGCAAATTTTAATTGATGGAATCGATATTCGGAACTACACGAGAGAAAGTCTGAGAAAATGCTTTGGTATCGTGCTTCAAGATACATATTTATTTTCAGGAACCATTATGGACAACATTCGATACGGAAATCCAGAAGCAAGTGAACAAGAAGTAAAAGAAGCGGCTAAAGTAGCGAATGCAGATTACTTCATTAATCAATTGCCAAAAGGGTATGAGACTAAGCTAGCGGAAAACGGTGATAATCTGAGCCAAGGTCAAAAGCAGCTGCTTGCTATATCGAGAGTGCTGCTTTCAAATCCATCAATGCTTATTCTGGACGAAGCAACCAGTAATATTGATACGCGAACCGAATTGTACATTCAGGAGGCACTACGCACCATCTTACAAGGGAAAACGAGCTTTATTATCGCCCATAGATTAAACACTATTCGTCATGCAGATACAATTATGTTTATTGAAGATGGCAACATTAAAGAAAAAGGTAATCATGATGAATTGATGGATAAAAAAGGAGCGTATTACAGCATGATTCATCAGCAATTTGTCACCCCAATGAATTTACCTTATTCAAATTCTTAA
- a CDS encoding pseudouridine synthase, which yields MRIQKYISETGFCSRRQTNRLIIEGRVTVNGTVSDKNTMVAEHDEVLIDGRAIPCKEHSVYLALHKPVGITCTAAKEVEGNIIDFVNYPTRIFPVGRLDKASEGLILMTNDGDIFNKILRSEHGHEKEYVVTVDKVITEQFVLQMESGVEVLNTITKPCKVEKISDNVFKIILTQGLNRQIRRMCKALGYRVERLQRVRIMNIHLGNLEAGVWRELSQQELNELLKELQ from the coding sequence ATGAGAATTCAAAAGTATATTAGCGAAACAGGTTTTTGTTCGAGAAGGCAAACAAATCGCTTAATCATAGAAGGTAGAGTAACGGTTAACGGAACCGTGAGCGATAAGAATACAATGGTAGCAGAGCATGACGAAGTTTTAATTGATGGAAGAGCTATTCCGTGTAAGGAACACTCTGTTTATTTAGCGCTTCATAAACCGGTGGGTATTACCTGTACAGCAGCTAAAGAAGTAGAGGGAAATATCATTGATTTTGTAAATTATCCAACGCGAATCTTTCCTGTCGGCCGCCTGGATAAAGCTTCCGAAGGTCTTATTTTAATGACAAATGACGGTGATATTTTCAACAAGATTCTTCGATCAGAGCATGGTCATGAAAAAGAGTATGTTGTTACAGTGGATAAGGTAATTACAGAGCAGTTCGTGTTACAAATGGAAAGCGGTGTTGAGGTTTTAAATACCATAACTAAGCCGTGCAAGGTCGAAAAAATAAGTGACAATGTGTTTAAAATTATTTTAACTCAAGGACTTAATCGGCAGATTAGAAGAATGTGTAAAGCATTAGGTTACCGAGTTGAGCGTCTGCAGCGGGTTCGTATTATGAATATTCACCTAGGAAATTTAGAAGCGGGGGTTTGGAGAGAGCTGTCCCAGCAAGAATTAAATGAACTATTGAAAGAGCTTCAATGA
- a CDS encoding excisionase family DNA-binding protein, protein MYLTITEAAEYLSLPEQYIESLIQQGKIRTVFDGEQYVINKEQFNTHFEQLEKYKKQMEEYLSEPIPEDMDVKDED, encoded by the coding sequence ATGTATTTAACAATAACAGAAGCAGCTGAATATTTATCCTTACCTGAGCAATATATTGAAAGTCTTATTCAGCAGGGGAAGATTCGTACTGTTTTTGACGGTGAACAATACGTAATAAACAAAGAACAATTTAATACGCATTTTGAACAGCTTGAAAAATATAAAAAGCAGATGGAAGAATATTTAAGTGAGCCTATTCCAGAAGACATGGATGTAAAAGACGAAGATTAA
- a CDS encoding BMP family ABC transporter substrate-binding protein has translation MEQAKQSKIIIFIAVLFFFILFAVIMLKAQGILHNQGAEPAEKKHVAILTSDAIIDQSWGSLAYKGKVKIENEFPVIANVYSQLDSKQKIENAVQAAVEEKAEVIIGHGREFSPFFNKLATSYPHVHFVTIHGTAEHSNQTVYTFDQYQTEYEAGVAASFKTSSNKVGLIDAFEAREKNKGFENGLMTVDEDIEFFYRVVNSRDDSKKAVELMNELVDQGVDVIYAKGNSYNRDIISTAKEKGIYVIGYLDDQSYMGENQVLTSVINDVPESYSSIMKDYFSESGLPSGMVVLDENDGVYRLAPFGPMYTEKEKRAIENSIEE, from the coding sequence TTGGAACAAGCAAAACAATCAAAAATAATTATCTTTATTGCGGTGCTGTTCTTTTTCATTCTTTTTGCTGTTATTATGCTAAAAGCACAAGGGATTTTACATAATCAAGGTGCAGAACCAGCTGAAAAAAAACATGTGGCGATTTTAACTAGTGATGCTATTATAGATCAGAGCTGGGGAAGTTTAGCCTATAAAGGGAAAGTGAAAATTGAGAATGAATTCCCCGTCATTGCAAATGTTTACAGTCAGCTTGATAGTAAACAAAAGATAGAAAATGCTGTCCAGGCTGCAGTTGAAGAAAAAGCCGAAGTCATTATTGGTCATGGAAGAGAGTTCTCTCCTTTTTTTAATAAATTAGCAACCTCTTATCCACATGTTCACTTCGTTACAATACACGGTACCGCTGAACATTCCAACCAAACAGTCTATACGTTTGATCAATATCAAACTGAATATGAAGCAGGAGTTGCGGCTAGTTTTAAAACAAGTAGTAACAAGGTAGGCCTTATCGATGCATTTGAAGCTCGTGAGAAAAACAAAGGCTTTGAAAATGGATTGATGACGGTGGATGAGGATATTGAATTCTTTTACCGAGTGGTAAATAGCCGAGATGATAGTAAAAAGGCTGTTGAGTTAATGAATGAATTAGTAGACCAAGGAGTCGACGTCATTTATGCTAAAGGAAATTCATATAATCGAGATATTATTAGTACAGCTAAAGAAAAAGGAATTTATGTCATAGGTTATCTTGATGATCAATCGTATATGGGGGAGAATCAAGTACTAACAAGCGTTATTAATGATGTACCAGAGTCTTATAGCTCCATTATGAAGGATTATTTTAGCGAAAGCGGTTTACCATCAGGCATGGTCGTATTAGATGAGAATGATGGTGTGTACCGACTTGCTCCTTTTGGTCCTATGTACACAGAAAAAGAGAAGAGAGCAATCGAGAATAGCATAGAAGAATAG